One part of the Triplophysa dalaica isolate WHDGS20190420 chromosome 25, ASM1584641v1, whole genome shotgun sequence genome encodes these proteins:
- the arhgef1a gene encoding rho guanine nucleotide exchange factor 1a isoform X1 produces the protein MSRVADLSKLREERTREINQRNKEKERMREREREAREREARYSNGHLFNSLTVSGTTLCSACNKSITAKEALSCPTCNVTIHNRCRDTLPNCVKMKQKQQKLALMRNNSAYQNVTLRNKSNLKERPSSAIYPSDSLRQSLLGSRRGRSSLLLSKSVSTNNIAGTLNDDSPLGLRRILSQSTDSLNFRSRTMSMESLNDEGEGYFTSLLEEMECEGWEFEADSWSMAVDSAYLQTHRKDVIKRQDVIYELIQTEIHHVRTLRIMDGVFRRGMLDEVQLEPGVVHALFPCLERLLALHTHFLTQLLARRAHSLQPDSTNNFTINQISDVLMKQFSGQSAEEILKVYAEFCSRHTKAVKLYKEILARDKRLQLFIRRVGRGPLLRRHGFQECILLVTQRITKYPVLFQRIYENTKDNPEEAAGLSQTLFHIRELLSSVDHQVMELDRTHRLQEIRSKVDPRAEAKLRSGALFRPAELLRRQLIHEGTLLWKTPGSRLKDVQVLLMTDILVFLQEKDQRLFFASLDKSAVVSLQNLLVRDIANQERGLFLISSESSPPEMYELYAASKDDRNTWMRFIQQTISICPSREEFPLIETEDKALLRRLKADIQQKDREVLELLQERVTLFSDMAEVMGGYEVTLQHCSRNLFRAESSQAPRGEQLLTQAITEVDRLTDLLLGSGFEVPLPCSSNGHHSGALVINGQEVLVNGSQENQSAQDGNGNQMADKTPSEEVSQRMVNLSAQLHALQGVVIRQDSILELCLRESPVSPATTGGRTVRSLSRDGGDVGELTLLQRQHSLLQEELVRLRGAEGKLRDSERARGQLEKQLKDLKNNSATPVEGAGTRGSQAPSAHRESDTDPNTYTPLASQESMDQSDGLQECSDVEVDVISDDDDDDEVDSRVSPRSDSPRDLQDIPEESETPADPRGPCVSHC, from the exons ATGTCTCGCGTAGCGGATCTATCGAAACTTCGCGAGGAGAGGACGAGGGAGATCAATCAAAGG AATAAGGAGAAGGAACGcatgagggagagagaaagagaagcgagggagagagaggcaCGCTACAGTAACGGCCACCTCTTCAACTCTCTGACTGTATCGGGAACAACGCTCTGCTCGGCCTGCAACAAGAGCATCACGGCTAAAGAGGCCCTCAGCTGTCCCA CCTGTAATGTCACCATCCACAATCGCTGCAGGGACACGTTACCAAACTGtgtcaaaatgaaacaaaag CAACAGAAACTGGCGCTGATGAGGAACAATTCGGCCTATCAGAACGTGACACTGAGGAACAAAT CAAATTTAAAAGAAAGACCCAGTTCGGCCATCTACCCTTCAGACAGTCTTCGCCAATCACTGCTGGGCTCTCGTCGAGGGCGATCTTCTCTCTTACTTTCCAAAAGCGTCTCCACTAATAACATTGCCGG GACTCTGAATGATGACTCTCCTCTGGGACTGCGCAGGATTTTGTCTCAATCCACAGACTCCCTCAACTTCAGGAGCAGAACCATGTCAATGGAATCACTCAACGATGAGG GAGAAGGATACTTCACCTCTCTGTTGGAAGAGATGGAGTGCGAGGGGTGGGAATTTGAGGCAGATTCCTGGAGCATGGCTGTAGACTCCGCCTACCTGCAGACGCACCGTAAAGACGTTATCAAGAGACAGGACGTCATTTACG AGCTGATCCAGACGGAGATCCACCACGTCCGGACGCTTCGGATCATGGATGGGGTGTTCAGACGGGGCATGCTGGATGAGGTTCAGTTGGAGCCAGGGGTCGTGCATGCGCTCTTCCCCTGTCTGGAGAGACTGCTGGCGCTGCACACGCACTTTCTAACACAGCTCCTCGCTCGACGCGCCCACAGCCTGCAACCTGACAGTACAAACAATTTCACCATTAATCAGATCAGTGATGTGCTCATGAAGCAG TTCTCAGGTCAATCTGCCGAAGAAATCCTGAAGGTCTACGCCGAATTCTGCAGTCGTCACACGAAGGCCGTCAAACTCTACAAAGAGATTCTGGCTAGGGACAAGAGACTCCAGCTCTTCATACGG AGGGTGGGCCGGGGGCCTCTGCTCCGGCGTCACGGATTCCAAGAGTGCATCCTGCTGGTTACCCAACGCATCACGAAATACCCCGTCCTGTTCCAGCGTATCTATGAAAACACCAAAG acaATCCCGAGGAAGCTGCAGGCCTCTCTCAGACGCTTTTTCACATACGTGAGCTGCTCAGCTCTGTGGATCATCAGGTGATGGAGCTGGACAGAACACATCGGTTACAGGAGATCCGTTCCAAGGTCGACCCTCGTGCCGAAGCCAAACTCCGCTCCGGGGCTTTGTTCAGACCGGCCGAACTGCTCCGCAGGCAGCTGATCCACGAGGGCACGCTGCTCTGGAAAACCCCCGGCTCTCGACTCAAAG ATGTTCAGGTTCTGCTGATGACTGACATTCTAGTTTTCTTGCAAGAGAAAGATCAAAGGTTGTTCTTTGCCAGTTTA GATAAGTCAGCTGTAGTCTCCTTACAAAATCTATTGGTCCGAGACATAGCCAATCAGGAGCGAGGTTTGTTCCTGATCAGCAGCGAGTCCAGCCCACCTGAGATGTACGAGCTGTACGCCGCATCTAAAGATGATCGAAACACCTGGATGCGGTTTATACAGCAAACCATCAGCAT CTGTCCGTCAAGAGAAGAGTTCCCGTTAATAGAAACAGAAGACAAGGCCCTTCTGCGAAGACTGAAAG CTGATATCCAGCAGAAGGACAGGGAGGTTTTAGAGCTTCTTCAGGAGCGGGTGACCCTGTTTTCAGACATGGCAGAGGTCATGGGAGGTTACGAGGTCACATTGCAGCACTGTTCCAGGAACCTCTTTAGAGCAGAGTCTTCGCAAGCCCCTCGCGGAGAACAGCTGCTCACTCAGGCCATAACCGAAG TGGACAGGTTGACAGACCTGCTGTTAGGATCCGGTTTTGAGGTTCCTCTGCCCTGCAGTTCCAACGGTCACCACAGCGGAGCGCTTGTTATCA ATGGACAAGAGGTGTTGGTCAATGGCTCTCAGGAGAACCAGTCTGCTCAG GATGGGAACGGGAATCAAATGGCCGACAAAACACCCAGTGAG gAAGTATCACAGAGGATGGTTAATCTCAGTGCACAGCTACACGCTCTGCAG GGTGTGGTGATACGACAGGACTCCATCTTAGAGCTGTGCCTACGGGAGAGCCCTGTGTCTCCAGCCACCACAGGAGGGCGAACGGTTCGCTCCCTGTCCCGGGATGGAGGTGACGTGGGTGAGCTCACCCTGTTGCAACGGCAGCACAGTCTTCTGCAGGAGGAACTTGTACGCCTCAGGGGAGCCGAAGGCAAACTCAGGGACAGCGAGAGAGCAAGAGGTCAACTCGAGAAACAACTCAAGGATCTTAAGAACAATAGCGCCACTCCGGTGGAAGGTGCTGGAACTAGAGGCTCACAG GCTCCATCAGCTCATAGAGAGAGTGATACCGACCCCAACACTTACACGCCATTGGCAAGTCAGGAATCAATGGACCAATCGGACGGCTTGCAAGAATGCAGTGATGTGGAAGTGGATGTGAtatctgatgatgatgacgacgacGAAGTGGATTCGAGAGTGTCACCTCGTTCAGATAGTCCTAGAG ATTTACAAGACATTCCTGAGGAAAGCGAGACCCCAGCAGATCCCCGGGGACCCTGCGTCTCACACTgctaa
- the arhgef1a gene encoding rho guanine nucleotide exchange factor 1a isoform X2 codes for MDRGQETENDKEKTACNVTIHNRCRDTLPNCVKMKQKQQKLALMRNNSAYQNVTLRNKSNLKERPSSAIYPSDSLRQSLLGSRRGRSSLLLSKSVSTNNIAGTLNDDSPLGLRRILSQSTDSLNFRSRTMSMESLNDEGEGYFTSLLEEMECEGWEFEADSWSMAVDSAYLQTHRKDVIKRQDVIYELIQTEIHHVRTLRIMDGVFRRGMLDEVQLEPGVVHALFPCLERLLALHTHFLTQLLARRAHSLQPDSTNNFTINQISDVLMKQFSGQSAEEILKVYAEFCSRHTKAVKLYKEILARDKRLQLFIRRVGRGPLLRRHGFQECILLVTQRITKYPVLFQRIYENTKDNPEEAAGLSQTLFHIRELLSSVDHQVMELDRTHRLQEIRSKVDPRAEAKLRSGALFRPAELLRRQLIHEGTLLWKTPGSRLKDVQVLLMTDILVFLQEKDQRLFFASLDKSAVVSLQNLLVRDIANQERGLFLISSESSPPEMYELYAASKDDRNTWMRFIQQTISICPSREEFPLIETEDKALLRRLKADIQQKDREVLELLQERVTLFSDMAEVMGGYEVTLQHCSRNLFRAESSQAPRGEQLLTQAITEVDRLTDLLLGSGFEVPLPCSSNGHHSGALVINGQEVLVNGSQENQSAQDGNGNQMADKTPSEEVSQRMVNLSAQLHALQGVVIRQDSILELCLRESPVSPATTGGRTVRSLSRDGGDVGELTLLQRQHSLLQEELVRLRGAEGKLRDSERARGQLEKQLKDLKNNSATPVEGAGTRGSQAPSAHRESDTDPNTYTPLASQESMDQSDGLQECSDVEVDVISDDDDDDEVDSRVSPRSDSPRDLQDIPEESETPADPRGPCVSHC; via the exons ATGGACAGAGGTCAAGAGACAGAGAACGACAAGGAAAAAACAG CCTGTAATGTCACCATCCACAATCGCTGCAGGGACACGTTACCAAACTGtgtcaaaatgaaacaaaag CAACAGAAACTGGCGCTGATGAGGAACAATTCGGCCTATCAGAACGTGACACTGAGGAACAAAT CAAATTTAAAAGAAAGACCCAGTTCGGCCATCTACCCTTCAGACAGTCTTCGCCAATCACTGCTGGGCTCTCGTCGAGGGCGATCTTCTCTCTTACTTTCCAAAAGCGTCTCCACTAATAACATTGCCGG GACTCTGAATGATGACTCTCCTCTGGGACTGCGCAGGATTTTGTCTCAATCCACAGACTCCCTCAACTTCAGGAGCAGAACCATGTCAATGGAATCACTCAACGATGAGG GAGAAGGATACTTCACCTCTCTGTTGGAAGAGATGGAGTGCGAGGGGTGGGAATTTGAGGCAGATTCCTGGAGCATGGCTGTAGACTCCGCCTACCTGCAGACGCACCGTAAAGACGTTATCAAGAGACAGGACGTCATTTACG AGCTGATCCAGACGGAGATCCACCACGTCCGGACGCTTCGGATCATGGATGGGGTGTTCAGACGGGGCATGCTGGATGAGGTTCAGTTGGAGCCAGGGGTCGTGCATGCGCTCTTCCCCTGTCTGGAGAGACTGCTGGCGCTGCACACGCACTTTCTAACACAGCTCCTCGCTCGACGCGCCCACAGCCTGCAACCTGACAGTACAAACAATTTCACCATTAATCAGATCAGTGATGTGCTCATGAAGCAG TTCTCAGGTCAATCTGCCGAAGAAATCCTGAAGGTCTACGCCGAATTCTGCAGTCGTCACACGAAGGCCGTCAAACTCTACAAAGAGATTCTGGCTAGGGACAAGAGACTCCAGCTCTTCATACGG AGGGTGGGCCGGGGGCCTCTGCTCCGGCGTCACGGATTCCAAGAGTGCATCCTGCTGGTTACCCAACGCATCACGAAATACCCCGTCCTGTTCCAGCGTATCTATGAAAACACCAAAG acaATCCCGAGGAAGCTGCAGGCCTCTCTCAGACGCTTTTTCACATACGTGAGCTGCTCAGCTCTGTGGATCATCAGGTGATGGAGCTGGACAGAACACATCGGTTACAGGAGATCCGTTCCAAGGTCGACCCTCGTGCCGAAGCCAAACTCCGCTCCGGGGCTTTGTTCAGACCGGCCGAACTGCTCCGCAGGCAGCTGATCCACGAGGGCACGCTGCTCTGGAAAACCCCCGGCTCTCGACTCAAAG ATGTTCAGGTTCTGCTGATGACTGACATTCTAGTTTTCTTGCAAGAGAAAGATCAAAGGTTGTTCTTTGCCAGTTTA GATAAGTCAGCTGTAGTCTCCTTACAAAATCTATTGGTCCGAGACATAGCCAATCAGGAGCGAGGTTTGTTCCTGATCAGCAGCGAGTCCAGCCCACCTGAGATGTACGAGCTGTACGCCGCATCTAAAGATGATCGAAACACCTGGATGCGGTTTATACAGCAAACCATCAGCAT CTGTCCGTCAAGAGAAGAGTTCCCGTTAATAGAAACAGAAGACAAGGCCCTTCTGCGAAGACTGAAAG CTGATATCCAGCAGAAGGACAGGGAGGTTTTAGAGCTTCTTCAGGAGCGGGTGACCCTGTTTTCAGACATGGCAGAGGTCATGGGAGGTTACGAGGTCACATTGCAGCACTGTTCCAGGAACCTCTTTAGAGCAGAGTCTTCGCAAGCCCCTCGCGGAGAACAGCTGCTCACTCAGGCCATAACCGAAG TGGACAGGTTGACAGACCTGCTGTTAGGATCCGGTTTTGAGGTTCCTCTGCCCTGCAGTTCCAACGGTCACCACAGCGGAGCGCTTGTTATCA ATGGACAAGAGGTGTTGGTCAATGGCTCTCAGGAGAACCAGTCTGCTCAG GATGGGAACGGGAATCAAATGGCCGACAAAACACCCAGTGAG gAAGTATCACAGAGGATGGTTAATCTCAGTGCACAGCTACACGCTCTGCAG GGTGTGGTGATACGACAGGACTCCATCTTAGAGCTGTGCCTACGGGAGAGCCCTGTGTCTCCAGCCACCACAGGAGGGCGAACGGTTCGCTCCCTGTCCCGGGATGGAGGTGACGTGGGTGAGCTCACCCTGTTGCAACGGCAGCACAGTCTTCTGCAGGAGGAACTTGTACGCCTCAGGGGAGCCGAAGGCAAACTCAGGGACAGCGAGAGAGCAAGAGGTCAACTCGAGAAACAACTCAAGGATCTTAAGAACAATAGCGCCACTCCGGTGGAAGGTGCTGGAACTAGAGGCTCACAG GCTCCATCAGCTCATAGAGAGAGTGATACCGACCCCAACACTTACACGCCATTGGCAAGTCAGGAATCAATGGACCAATCGGACGGCTTGCAAGAATGCAGTGATGTGGAAGTGGATGTGAtatctgatgatgatgacgacgacGAAGTGGATTCGAGAGTGTCACCTCGTTCAGATAGTCCTAGAG ATTTACAAGACATTCCTGAGGAAAGCGAGACCCCAGCAGATCCCCGGGGACCCTGCGTCTCACACTgctaa
- the LOC130416128 gene encoding tropomyosin alpha-1 chain-like, whose protein sequence is MEAVKKKMLMLKLDKENALDQAEQAETDKKAAEDRSKQHEDELIQMQKKLKGTEDELDKYSEALKDAQEKLEIAEKKAADRAHLLS, encoded by the exons ATGGAGGCCGTCAAGAAGAAGATGCTGATGCTCAAGCTGGATAAGGAAAACGCTCTGGACCAGGCCGAGCAGGCGGAGACCGATAAGAAAGCCGCCGAGGACAGGAGCAAACAG cATGAGGATGAGCTGATTCAAATGCAAAAGAAACTTAAGGGAACTGAGGACGAGTTGGATAAATATTCAGAGGCTCTGAAGGACGCCCAAGAGAAACTGGAGATAGCTGAGAAGAAAGCTGCAGAT CGAGCACACCTGTTGTCATAA